From the genome of Brassica oleracea var. oleracea cultivar TO1000 chromosome C4, BOL, whole genome shotgun sequence:
CGCAAGCATCTTCAGAGCTGGCACGGTCTGCAAAAGATGGAACGAGATTGTCTCTTCTCAAAGATTCTTATGGAACTTCAACAACAACTCTGTTTCTCAGGGGCCTTGGTACTTCATGTTCACCACCACTGATGATCCATCCGGTTATGCTTATGACCCGGTTATCAAAAAATGGTACAGCTTTGATCTCCCTTGCATCGAGACGTCGAATTGGTTTGTTGCTTCCTCTTGTGGATTGGTTTGTTTTATGGACAATGACTGTAGAAACAAGATCTATGTCTCAAACCCTATCACCAAGCAATGGAGGAAGCTCGTTGAACCACCGGGTCATAAGGCTACAGATTACACAGCATTGTCTACCTCCATGAACCGAGCAAAACAGAGTTACTCTGTTTCTATAGTGAAGTCAAAGCAAGTTGCTGGAGATTTCTTCCAATGGGATCTCTCTATTCATCTCTACAGCTCTGAGACAATGACGTGGACAACAAGTGTAACCGATGTCTTAACCGGGTGGAGAGGAGGAGACGAGAGTGTGATCTGCAACAATGTTCTTTACTTCTTGATTTACTCCACAGGAGGCAACTCTGATCATCGCCACGGTTTGATTGCTTCTAACTTATCGTCGTCCACATCATCCTTGATGAGGAGTTTCATTCCAATGCCGTGTGCTTTAACCTGCGGGAGGCTGATGAATCTCAAGGAGAGGCTTGTGGTCGTTGGAGGGATAGGGAAACATGAT
Proteins encoded in this window:
- the LOC106342908 gene encoding F-box/kelch-repeat protein At3g61590-like; its protein translation is MEAETSWTTYPYNYMTTYIPEAESYSEQSDDDEETKLQTFAMDSLLPNDLLERILSFLPIASIFRAGTVCKRWNEIVSSQRFLWNFNNNSVSQGPWYFMFTTTDDPSGYAYDPVIKKWYSFDLPCIETSNWFVASSCGLVCFMDNDCRNKIYVSNPITKQWRKLVEPPGHKATDYTALSTSMNRAKQSYSVSIVKSKQVAGDFFQWDLSIHLYSSETMTWTTSVTDVLTGWRGGDESVICNNVLYFLIYSTGGNSDHRHGLIASNLSSSTSSLMRSFIPMPCALTCGRLMNLKERLVVVGGIGKHDRPEIIKGIGIWCLKEGGEWQEMARMPQRFFQGFGELDDVFASSGSDDLVYIQSYGSPALLMFDMKFKCWKWSQKCPVSKKFPLQLFTGFCFEPRLEITP